GAGGCTAAGGAAGAACTTCAGGATATGTTCTCCAGGAGGTACTCCTAATGGTTTACACAAAATTATTGACACAACCCTCTATCAAGCCTACAATAACACCACTTGTTATCTCTTTTAACCTCAAAACATCTATAAGATATCCGGGAACGATAGGTGCTATCATTTCACTGCTCATATCGTTAAGCAGGCTAACCAAACCGAGAAGAATAACATTCCTTTTTATTGTTCTTTTTTCCATATCTCCTCATCTCCTCTTATCAGAAAGGAAAGCCGAAAGATATATGGAATCTTCCCCTCCCCTGTCCGTCAACAGGTTTTAATTTATATCCGTAATCAATCCTCAACGGACCAACTGGCGTTAAGTAGCGAAACCCCAATCCCAAAGATGAATACCATCCATTAAACGTAAAATCAGAAACATCGGGAAAGACATCCCCCGAATCGCAGAAAATGGCAATCTGTAATTCTTTAAATATCATGTATCTCAATTCTATGCTTGCCAGAGAATAAAAATTACCTCCTACATAATTTCCGAAACTATCAACAGGAGAAATCGTTCCGTATTTATAACCTCTAATACTTTCAGCACCTCCCAGGTAAAACCTATCCTGAATGGGAACACCACTTCCAAAAGGTTTTATATAACCGACTCCAGCTCTAAAAGCAACAACAAATTTTCTTTTTATGTTTTTCAACTTAAGCACTTTAATCTCAGAAAGGAAGTAATCTGCATCACCGCCCAAAAATCCTCCTGTATACGAAAGTTTTAAATAAAATCTGTAACCTCTGGTGGGATTTGAAAAACTGTCTCTTTTATCATAGTCTGTAATTATAAACAGCGTCCTCTTATAAAATTTCGTCCTTCCTGAAGCAATATCGTCAACTATCTCCTTCGAAATCTCTGTTCCATAACTCTGTTTCAATGCCTTTCCCTGTTTCCTGCTTATCTCAAAACGGGTAATATAACGTTCAACGTTAAAACTTTCAAAAATTTCAGTTTTCCGGATTAAACTTAAATAACCTCTATTCCTTGGAGAAAAAATACCCGATTTACCTATCCTCAAAAAGATATTCGAACCTTCCGTTTTTCTGTATTCTCCTGAAAGAAAAACGGAAAAAGCTCTACCAAAAGGAGAACTGCTTCTGGCACTTCCTTTAACGGTAACTCCTGCATCGGTGCAGTAACCAATAAAACCTTTAACCATAAGAGCGGGAGATTCTTTTAAAACAAAAACCGGGTTAACCGTTTTAACTGACTTTATTTCTTTTAAATCAACCATAGAGAAAATTCTGGTATCGGAGAGAATAGAATACTGCTCTATTATCTTTCTTCTGTTATAAAAGCTTCCCGGCTTCACGACTCTAACAGGTTCAAGAGAAGAAAGACGAGTCCTGGTTAAACCTGTAAAAAGAGAAAAACCTACATGATAATGTTGCCCTTTATCCACACGCACACGTAGATAGAGTAATACTTTATTTCCCTTACTAATTTTCTTTTTTTCCAAATCAACTCTTACATCAAGATAGCCGTTATCTCTGTAATAATCAGCAACGTCTGATTTCAGTTTTTCCTCAAATTCCAACGAGTAGGGAAAGGGAAATCGTCTATTTAATTTAAACGGAACACCGGACAATCCTGATACAAGAAATTGCTTACCAGGCTTTACAAAAAATTCAAGTTTTGAATTGACAAATTTTTCAGAAAGTGTGCCATTTAAATACCCGTTTTCTTTTAAAATATACAATATTAAATCTTTCACATCATTTATTTTTTTCTGAGAATAAACCTCTCCTTCCAGATCAGACGCTACATCCATTATATTGTTGTAAACTTTTCTATCTATTTCCCGGGAACACTTAACTTCAACGACCTTAATTTTAACAAATGTCCCCTCTCTTATGTGAAAGATCACTAAAACCTTATTTTTCGAAAGGCTTTTTAGATTGACATTAACTTCAGCATAAGGAAAACCGCTATTTTTATAAAGATTAATTATATTCTTCTTACTCTGTTCTACCTCAAATTCGTCAAAAGTTCTATCCCTCTTAAAAGTCAAAACAGCCAGTATTTTATCGGTAGATATGCGATGATTGCCTGCAATTTTTATTTTATACTGCTTACCCGGTTTAACTTTTACAATAAGTTCCACACTTTTTTTCTTATCATCTTCCCCGTAAACCCTCGTATCGGTAACAATCTCAAAGTTGTAATACCCGAGAGAAACAAAATGTTCCTCTATCTGCTTCAACTTTTTAAACAGATATGTTCTTTTTAAACGCCTTCCAACAACAGATTTTAACTGTGATTCAACAAAATTTTTAATACCCATATCATCACAAATTATCTTTATTTTTCCTATTTGATGCGGTAAGCCGTGCTGGATACGAAAAATTACAACATAACCTGTAGATGTAAGTTTCGTGGTAACATCAACATCAGCATCTCTAAATCCTATATCCTGTAGCTTAAACCTTAATAACAACCTGGCATTTTCAATAAAAGAAGGAGAAAACTTCTGTCCTGTAAGGAAATTTTTTATTGTTTGAGCATTTTTCAAAAGTTCAGAAGGTAAATTCTCAAATACCACATCTTTAATTATCAAATTTTTTTCTATCAATATTTTTCCGTTATACCATCTTCCCTCAAATCCTAAAACGCTTAACAACTTGGGTATTGTCTGAGAACAATCATCTATTTTACAAACCAATGACGCTTCACTTTGAAGCTCTTCTTTTAAATACTCGGGAAAAGGCACGCTGGAAACAACCTGAACTTCCGCATGCACTACAGGGGAAAAAAGAATAAAAAACAACAGAAGCAAAAACTGCTTCATAAATTCTCCTTACCTTTTAAATACTTCCTGTCTCCATAAATTACATATTCGACTCTTCCTTCTTTCAGAAGAGAATCAAGGGCAACCTTAACTTCTCCTTCAAGCAATCCTAAAGCATCAGCAATCTCGTCCACGGGACAGGGCCTCCTCTTCACAAGCTCCAAAATCTCATTTTTTATATCTTTCACGGGCATTTTTTTTCTTTCAGCAGAAGATTTCCCTATTATTTCTGTTTCAGGATAACCAACAAGCATTTTTATCCTTTCTAGCTCCTCTACTGATAATCCTACAATATCATAAGCAGGAGGCCTGACAACCGTATTTATCTGCCACCTCTCAGGTTTTATCTCAAAAATAAAGTCACCTATTGCTTTTACTTCCGCATCAGAATCATTTATTCCTTTAACAAATAAGGTCTCAAGCCATATCTTAGCGTTCGTCTCTTCTCTTAACCTTCTAATACCAGTTTTAATAAGTTCTACCGTCAATTCAGGAAATGGACGGTTAATCTTTCTAAAAGTTTCTTTAAAAGCAGCGTCAAAGGAAGGAAGAACGACATCAATATCACTAATCTCACCAATAACATCGTCTCTAAAAAGAAGGGAACTATTTGTAAGAAGTGCAACCGGAATTTGAGGAAACTCTGACTTTAAAAACTTAACAACTTTTCCCAATCCAGAATTAAGAGTTGGCTCTCCAAAACCGCTAAACGTAACATAATCAACTGGTGGTCTTTTAGAAAGAAAAGATTTTAACTCACCTATAACCTCATCGACAGGAATATATTCTTTCCTATCAATTGTCTTAAGTGTCGTTTTCCCGACCTCACAGTAAAGACAATCCATACTGCAAACCTTATAGGGCACAAGATCAACACCTAAAGAAAGGCCTAATCTTCTTGAAAAAACAGGGCCGAAAATATATTTCATAATCGTGGCTCCCTTACCATTTATATCCCAGTGAAACGGTAACTACAGTCTGAGTTACATCATTTCCCGTTTCAAGATCCTCAAATTTATTAATAGAAATTGTGGCACCTAACCTGTAATTTTTTGTAAAGTAATATCCCCCTTCAACAGATACTCCACTTTCATATTTTTCCGTAAGATTGTAAACAACAAATCCACTGTTTTTCACGGCAAAAACCTGTTCTCCCTTCCATACGGAAAAGCCCAAATCTGTCTTTCCTCTATAAAAGTTTAAAAACACCTCTGTAGAATAGAAATTTTTATCATTAACACCTATTTCATCTGGTTTATTTAAAGTTATGTAATAGAACTTAGCTCCACCATAAAATGTCCCGAAAGTGGTGTAATAATACTTCCCAAAGTGGGGAGACAATTGAATAACTTGAAGATCAATAGTTTCAGGATAATAAGAAACGGCAAACTCCACACCTGAATTCCAGTTATAAGGCTTAAAATAAGTTCCATCAAAATAGAAAACAATACCGTTGTTAGTTAAATTATCATTTGTAATTATATAGTGCAAACCGAAAGTAAATGTATGGTTTTTAAGTAGCTCATTAGTTACAGAACCTTCAACAGTAACATCAAGTTGGTTTAAAAAGTCTATTCCAGCATTAGAGATACCGTATCTTTTAAAAGTCGCACTTGAAGTATAGTTATCGGAATACTTAATAGAAGTTAAAGAAAGACCGAAAGAATAAGTTCTCGTTAAATTTCCTGTTGAATAATACCCTGTTAAAGAAGGTCCTCCTATTTTGCTTCCGCTGCTGTAATCTATATAAGTGCCGTAGATTGCAGAATAATCAGCCCGGGCACTACCTGTCAATACTGTAATTATTCCCATCAATATCAAAGTTGCTGATAAAAATCTTCTCATCTCTGATCCTCCTCAAAACAATTCTATTCCCTTTCATATCTACCCTAACGGAATCAAAACCTATTCTTTCATGAAGAATTGTCTCTGTTAATATCTCTAAATTCATAAACTTTACTTTTCCTGCAAAAGACGAAGTATCTATCACCCTATAAGTTCCTTTTATTTCATAAAAATTATGATTAAAAGAGGCAAGAAATCTAAAAAATGCTTTCGTGAATCTTTTTCCAACAAGTTCTATCGGAAGATAATCTTTCCAGACTAAACCTTTCTCAAAATAGAGTGGCACCTTGGGAGAAGCAAGGAAAATATATTTAAGGTAAGAACTATCACTTCCCTCAAAATTGTAACAGTAAAATGTGCCATGACTGATACCGAAATAGAGTTTAGCCTTACCGTCAGTCATATAAAATGTTCCATCTGGAGCCATTTTCACAACTGCCTGGAAAATACCAGTTTTCTTTCCATTTTCAAACACTTCAAACCTAAAAACCATATCTATCAACATATTTAAACGGTCATGCAAACTTTTATCGGGATAAACCGGCCTTACCCTATCATTATCTTCAGGAACACCATTGTCAACGAACACATTACCTTTCTTAATAAAAGGAGCAAAACTAAAAGGAACTGTCGGAGCACCTATCTCAGGTAAAAGCTGAACATGTATATGAATATGAGGCTGTGGAGAATAACCAGAATTCCCGCACAATCCCAGAAATTTCCCTTTTTCCACCCAATCTCCCGGTTTCACTTTAATAGAATCCTTACTCAGATGACCTATAACAACATAAAAGCCCCTTTCATCAAGTATTTGAATAAAATTCCCCAGATTATTTTCCTTATCGGCTTTTCCTGGAGGATTATCCGGAAGATTAGAAACAACCTTTACAACCCTTCCTCTGACAGGCGATAAAACAGGTTTCTGAAAAGCATAATAATCAGAAAGTAAAGAACCGTCACCAGAAAAAGTTTTTCCCTCTTCATCGGTAATTACAAAATCAACCGCATACTGCCAGACACCTTTATGGGTCCACTTACCATGAAACGATTGCCAAACCGTCCATTCACCGGTAAAAGGCAAGGAAATTTCTCTTCCCCAAAAAGGAAAACGCTTAATAACAGTCAAAAAATAATCAAGAGTTTTTTCCGGCGTTCCACGGTAAAACTTTGTCAAAGTTTCATACCCTACAAGTCCAAGAGTATAAACCATTAAAAGCGTAACTGTATTAAAAGGCAATGCAAACACAGGAATACCAAAATGTTGCCAGAACGTTTTAGTTGATTCTACAACCGGAACAGCTATCAAAGATGCCACAAGAGCCATAAAATAACTTTTAGGTGAAGGGATCAGAAAAACACCACCTACAGCCATAGCAATAAGAATATAATTAAAAGCAGAAATATCGCTGAACGCTTTTTCAAAAGAACCTGTCATAAGAGCTGTAACCAGAGTTGCACCGAAATATCCTATAATTGCAAGGAACGCCAGTATTCTTGAGTAGAGAAATAACGCCAGAAAAATTATCACACCGGCAAGCGTATAGGGAGAAAAAAGAATAGTTCCAATAGAGTCAAAAAAACCTTTAAAAAACACAGGCAAGGAAAAATCCCAGCTGGGATAATGGGGATAAAGGCTGGTAACAAACAAATTGGAATAACGTAAAGAAGCAAGATAAACAATAAAGCTCCCTATAACAAACGGGATACTCAATACAGGAAGCTTAAAATAGTAAGAAAAAATGGAAGAGAGAGAATATGTTATTAAAAAAGTAAGTATACCCAAACTTACCAAAAATATGAGAGTTAAGGGACCTAGCTTAAAAAGATAACCAATAGCCAGACCGACAAGCAAAGGATTATAAATGTAGAAATCAAGTCCCAAAAAAGTTTCCTTCAAGCCTAAGAGCCGTGCAAAAAGATAAGCTGAAAGAACACATAAAAAACCTGCAAATCCCATATTAAAATTAATGATAGAAACCAAAAAAAGAACAGCGCCAAAGACCGGATCGGAAATAAAAAAAATACCTGCATAACTATTTAGAAAGGCACGAAAAAATTTCTTTATTCTACTGCTATCCATCAGCAAAATCCGCACGATTTAATGATAGAAGAATTATAGAACAGTTTAGAAAATAAAGGGAGGGAAAAGTTTAGATTAAAGGAATCGGTAGAGGGAAAATCCCCCTACCATTACCATCTACACCAGCCGGGACCTCTTCCCCAACCTCTTCCTCTACCTCTTCTAAAACCGCCTCTGAATCTAAATCCCCAACCAGCACCAGCACCTCTTCTTCTCCACCAGCCCGGTGCTACATCTTCCAATCTTTCCTCTCTACCTTCTTCTGTCCTTGTACCAACTCTTACAATATTCTCACTTCCACATGAAGGACAGCTAAGCATCCATCTTGGTTTACCAAAAGGAGCTTCAAACTCTTTACCGCAGTCAAGGCATTTAAAAACTCTAACCGGCGTATTCATATTAGCACCTCCTAACTTTATTTGTTAAAAAAAATAAATCTTCTCGACGCAATTTTCAAGATAGAATGTAAAGAATTTTGATAGAATTAGGTTGAATTTATATTCATGCCCTTAAACAGGAGGAGAAATGTTACAACTTGACGTTGCAATAATAGGTGCAGGCGGTGCAGGTTTATATGCCGCACTTTCGGCTATTAAAAAAAATCCCTCTTTAAGGGTTGGCGTTATTACAAAAGTATTCCCCACCCGTTCCCATACAGGAGCGGCGCAGGGAGGTGTTAACGCAGCCCTCTCAAACGTTGCAGAAGATTCACCTGAAAAGCATACTTACGATACTATAAAAGGAAGTGATTTCCTTGCAGATCAGGACGCAGTGGAACTGATGTGTCACATAGCTCCGAAAATAATCAGAGAAATGGAACACATGGGATTACCATTTTCAAGGCTCGAAAATGGAAAAATCGCACAGAGACCTTTCGGTGGTGCATCTTTCCCGAGAACCTGCTACGCGGCAGACAAGACAGGTCATGTAATGCTTCAAACCCTTTATGAACAATGCATAAGAAGAAATGTCAAATTCTTTAACGAATGGTTTGTTACCGCTCTTGTCCATGATGAACAGAAAGTATGTGGCCTTATTGCTATAGATATGAAATCTGGGAAAATAGAAGTAATAAGGGCAAAAGCAGTTATTCTCGCCACAGGCGGCCACGCAAGAATTTACTGGAGAAGAACATCAAACGCTCTCGGATGCACAGGAGACGGAACAGCAATAGCCCTAAAAGCCGGCGTCCCTCTAAAAGATATGGAATTCGTTCAGTTTCACCCAACAGGATTAAGAAGAACAGGAATTCTCGTCACCGAAGGTGCAAGGGGCGAAGGTGGATACCTTATAAACAAAGACGGTGAAAGGTTCATGAAAAGATACGCACCGGAAAAAATGGAACTTGCACCGAGAGATCTCGTATCAAGAGCCATAGAAACAGAAATAGCAGAAGGGAGAGGATTCAGAGATAACGAAGGAAACGAATTTGTCTACCTTGACTTAAGACATCTGGGGAAGAAAAAGATAATGGAAAGACTTCCACAGATAAGGGAATTAGCTATTGATTTTGAAGGAATAGATCCGATAGAAGAACCTATTCCCATAAGGCCTACTGCCCACTACTGTATGGGCGGAGTCGATACCGACATAGACGGCAAAACAATAATAGACGGGCTTTTTGCCGCCGGTGAATGTGCCTGCGTATCAGTTCACGGTGCCAACAGACTTGGCGGAAACTCCCTCCTTGACATAGTGGTATTCGGAAAAATAACAGGCGAGTTAGCTTCTGAATATGCAACTTCATCCCAACTTTCTGAATTTCCAATCTCTGCATTAAAAGATGAAAGACAAAAAATAGAAAGCCTCTTTGAAAAGGACGGAAAAGAGAAACTCGCCGACCTGAGAAACAAGCTAAGTGACATTCTAACCTACGGAGCAGGAATATTCAGAGA
The Desulfurobacterium indicum DNA segment above includes these coding regions:
- a CDS encoding BamA/OMP85 family outer membrane protein; this translates as MKQFLLLLFFILFSPVVHAEVQVVSSVPFPEYLKEELQSEASLVCKIDDCSQTIPKLLSVLGFEGRWYNGKILIEKNLIIKDVVFENLPSELLKNAQTIKNFLTGQKFSPSFIENARLLLRFKLQDIGFRDADVDVTTKLTSTGYVVIFRIQHGLPHQIGKIKIICDDMGIKNFVESQLKSVVGRRLKRTYLFKKLKQIEEHFVSLGYYNFEIVTDTRVYGEDDKKKSVELIVKVKPGKQYKIKIAGNHRISTDKILAVLTFKRDRTFDEFEVEQSKKNIINLYKNSGFPYAEVNVNLKSLSKNKVLVIFHIREGTFVKIKVVEVKCSREIDRKVYNNIMDVASDLEGEVYSQKKINDVKDLILYILKENGYLNGTLSEKFVNSKLEFFVKPGKQFLVSGLSGVPFKLNRRFPFPYSLEFEEKLKSDVADYYRDNGYLDVRVDLEKKKISKGNKVLLYLRVRVDKGQHYHVGFSLFTGLTRTRLSSLEPVRVVKPGSFYNRRKIIEQYSILSDTRIFSMVDLKEIKSVKTVNPVFVLKESPALMVKGFIGYCTDAGVTVKGSARSSSPFGRAFSVFLSGEYRKTEGSNIFLRIGKSGIFSPRNRGYLSLIRKTEIFESFNVERYITRFEISRKQGKALKQSYGTEISKEIVDDIASGRTKFYKRTLFIITDYDKRDSFSNPTRGYRFYLKLSYTGGFLGGDADYFLSEIKVLKLKNIKRKFVVAFRAGVGYIKPFGSGVPIQDRFYLGGAESIRGYKYGTISPVDSFGNYVGGNFYSLASIELRYMIFKELQIAIFCDSGDVFPDVSDFTFNGWYSSLGLGFRYLTPVGPLRIDYGYKLKPVDGQGRGRFHISFGFPF
- a CDS encoding radical SAM protein; its protein translation is MKYIFGPVFSRRLGLSLGVDLVPYKVCSMDCLYCEVGKTTLKTIDRKEYIPVDEVIGELKSFLSKRPPVDYVTFSGFGEPTLNSGLGKVVKFLKSEFPQIPVALLTNSSLLFRDDVIGEISDIDVVLPSFDAAFKETFRKINRPFPELTVELIKTGIRRLREETNAKIWLETLFVKGINDSDAEVKAIGDFIFEIKPERWQINTVVRPPAYDIVGLSVEELERIKMLVGYPETEIIGKSSAERKKMPVKDIKNEILELVKRRPCPVDEIADALGLLEGEVKVALDSLLKEGRVEYVIYGDRKYLKGKENL
- a CDS encoding urea transporter, with amino-acid sequence MDSSRIKKFFRAFLNSYAGIFFISDPVFGAVLFLVSIINFNMGFAGFLCVLSAYLFARLLGLKETFLGLDFYIYNPLLVGLAIGYLFKLGPLTLIFLVSLGILTFLITYSLSSIFSYYFKLPVLSIPFVIGSFIVYLASLRYSNLFVTSLYPHYPSWDFSLPVFFKGFFDSIGTILFSPYTLAGVIIFLALFLYSRILAFLAIIGYFGATLVTALMTGSFEKAFSDISAFNYILIAMAVGGVFLIPSPKSYFMALVASLIAVPVVESTKTFWQHFGIPVFALPFNTVTLLMVYTLGLVGYETLTKFYRGTPEKTLDYFLTVIKRFPFWGREISLPFTGEWTVWQSFHGKWTHKGVWQYAVDFVITDEEGKTFSGDGSLLSDYYAFQKPVLSPVRGRVVKVVSNLPDNPPGKADKENNLGNFIQILDERGFYVVIGHLSKDSIKVKPGDWVEKGKFLGLCGNSGYSPQPHIHIHVQLLPEIGAPTVPFSFAPFIKKGNVFVDNGVPEDNDRVRPVYPDKSLHDRLNMLIDMVFRFEVFENGKKTGIFQAVVKMAPDGTFYMTDGKAKLYFGISHGTFYCYNFEGSDSSYLKYIFLASPKVPLYFEKGLVWKDYLPIELVGKRFTKAFFRFLASFNHNFYEIKGTYRVIDTSSFAGKVKFMNLEILTETILHERIGFDSVRVDMKGNRIVLRRIRDEKIFISNFDIDGNNYSIDR
- the sdhA gene encoding succinate dehydrogenase flavoprotein subunit codes for the protein MLQLDVAIIGAGGAGLYAALSAIKKNPSLRVGVITKVFPTRSHTGAAQGGVNAALSNVAEDSPEKHTYDTIKGSDFLADQDAVELMCHIAPKIIREMEHMGLPFSRLENGKIAQRPFGGASFPRTCYAADKTGHVMLQTLYEQCIRRNVKFFNEWFVTALVHDEQKVCGLIAIDMKSGKIEVIRAKAVILATGGHARIYWRRTSNALGCTGDGTAIALKAGVPLKDMEFVQFHPTGLRRTGILVTEGARGEGGYLINKDGERFMKRYAPEKMELAPRDLVSRAIETEIAEGRGFRDNEGNEFVYLDLRHLGKKKIMERLPQIRELAIDFEGIDPIEEPIPIRPTAHYCMGGVDTDIDGKTIIDGLFAAGECACVSVHGANRLGGNSLLDIVVFGKITGELASEYATSSQLSEFPISALKDERQKIESLFEKDGKEKLADLRNKLSDILTYGAGIFREEGRLKEALDKVKEIKERAQHLKVEDLSYTFNTNLQQTLEFLNMVELAEVTVMTALERRESRGAHYRVDYPKRDDKNFLKHSIVTLENGEYKLSYKPVNITKYKPEERKY